One window of Peteryoungia desertarenae genomic DNA carries:
- the folK gene encoding 2-amino-4-hydroxy-6-hydroxymethyldihydropteridine diphosphokinase, with product MARALTLLDLREDCRVAEVSGLYRTPPWGMVDQAEFYNACALVETRLSPRALLSTCLEIERDMKRERIERWGPRTIDIDILTFEDILLVDEHLKIPHPRMTERAFVLKPLSDIAAGQVVHGKTVAEWLGQSDVTGITLANGNRGWWRA from the coding sequence ATGGCGCGGGCGCTCACGCTCTTGGATCTGCGTGAGGATTGCCGGGTGGCAGAGGTGTCAGGCCTTTATCGGACCCCGCCTTGGGGAATGGTTGATCAGGCCGAGTTTTACAATGCCTGCGCTCTTGTCGAGACACGTCTGTCTCCCCGAGCGCTTTTATCGACCTGCCTTGAGATCGAGCGCGACATGAAGCGGGAGCGCATCGAACGCTGGGGGCCGCGCACGATCGATATCGATATCCTGACATTTGAAGATATTCTGCTCGTTGACGAGCATCTGAAGATCCCCCATCCAAGGATGACGGAACGCGCATTTGTCCTGAAGCCGCTTTCCGATATCGCCGCTGGCCAAGTGGTTCACGGAAAAACGGTTGCCGAATGGCTAGGGCAATCGGATGTGACCGGCATCACGCTCGCAAATGGTAACCGAGGCTGGTGGCGCGCCTGA
- the folB gene encoding dihydroneopterin aldolase: MTSTYTITLKNCSFFAYHGFYPEEGVLGQRFYVDAEFDVAAAVAAERDELEGTVDYGLAFKVIEETVLKEKRRLIEALALTISKALLSRFPEITRVKINVRKPSAPIQGVLDYVEVTVEDRR; encoded by the coding sequence ATGACGAGTACCTACACGATCACCCTGAAGAACTGTTCCTTTTTTGCCTATCACGGCTTCTATCCGGAAGAGGGCGTGCTCGGGCAGAGATTTTATGTGGACGCAGAATTTGATGTCGCTGCGGCGGTGGCCGCAGAGCGCGATGAACTTGAAGGCACCGTCGATTATGGACTTGCTTTCAAAGTGATCGAAGAAACGGTCCTCAAGGAAAAGCGACGGTTGATCGAAGCCCTTGCGCTGACAATTTCAAAGGCCTTGCTCTCGCGCTTTCCGGAGATTACCCGTGTCAAAATCAACGTTCGCAAACCAAGCGCGCCGATTCAGGGCGTGCTCGATTATGTAGAGGTGACCGTTGAAGACCGCCGCTGA
- the folP gene encoding dihydropteroate synthase: MAIINVTPDSFSDGGLHNTVADAVDFAMRCVDEGAGILDIGGESTRPGAAEITSNEELARVIPVIEDLARRTDVLISIDTYRASTARAAITAGAHIINDVHGLQREPEIARVAAETGAGLCIMHTGRGREKLADPIEDQRHFFDQSLAIAKAAGAAEETIMLDPGFGFAKETTEENLSLLNRFSELHQLGYPLLVGTSRKRFLGAITGRDAKDRDAATAATTVALRLKGASVFRVHNVAINRDALLLADAMLAQEQAVRQG; the protein is encoded by the coding sequence ATGGCCATCATCAATGTCACGCCGGATTCCTTTTCCGATGGCGGCCTTCACAATACGGTGGCGGATGCAGTGGACTTTGCCATGCGATGTGTGGATGAGGGCGCCGGAATACTGGATATCGGCGGGGAATCGACGCGTCCAGGTGCTGCCGAGATCACCTCGAATGAGGAGCTTGCAAGGGTGATCCCCGTCATAGAGGATTTGGCCCGGCGCACGGATGTCCTTATTTCGATCGACACGTATCGTGCATCGACAGCAAGAGCCGCGATCACGGCTGGCGCGCACATCATCAACGATGTTCACGGTCTGCAACGGGAGCCTGAGATCGCCAGGGTTGCGGCAGAAACCGGGGCCGGGCTCTGCATCATGCATACTGGTCGCGGCAGGGAAAAGCTTGCCGATCCGATTGAAGACCAGCGCCATTTTTTCGACCAGTCGCTTGCGATTGCCAAGGCTGCCGGCGCCGCGGAGGAAACCATCATGCTCGATCCGGGTTTCGGCTTTGCCAAGGAAACAACCGAGGAGAATCTCTCGCTGTTGAACCGTTTTTCGGAATTGCATCAGCTCGGTTATCCGCTTCTCGTCGGGACGTCCCGCAAGCGGTTCCTAGGCGCGATTACAGGTCGAGATGCAAAAGACCGGGACGCGGCCACGGCTGCCACGACGGTGGCGTTGAGGCTGAAAGGGGCGAGCGTTTTCCGGGTTCATAATGTCGCGATCAATCGCGATGCCCTGTTGCTAGCCGATGCTATGCTGGCGCAGGAACAGGCGGTACGCCAAGGATAA
- a CDS encoding DUF922 domain-containing Zn-dependent protease, translating to MAMIAIGIPAAEAEMLATKSITYFNIGGRTAEEIDNELTRKGPLTNSTGLRHPGATRIQFGGDLSYVEDGRRCWVEDVQVTVNTRIILPRWTNRKRADTDMALLWDTLASDIKRHEERHAEIARQYARELQDALTRLRPERDCTRMQDKVAETTDRVTDEHDKAQIQFDRVEAKNFEARMIRLLRYRSGRSTN from the coding sequence ATGGCCATGATAGCCATCGGCATCCCCGCCGCAGAAGCCGAGATGTTGGCAACCAAGTCGATCACCTATTTCAACATCGGCGGCAGGACTGCGGAAGAGATCGACAACGAACTCACCCGCAAAGGCCCTCTGACCAACAGCACGGGACTGCGCCACCCCGGCGCAACCCGCATCCAGTTTGGCGGTGATTTATCCTATGTCGAGGACGGCAGAAGATGCTGGGTCGAAGACGTGCAGGTAACCGTCAACACAAGGATAATTCTGCCGCGCTGGACAAATCGAAAGCGCGCAGACACTGATATGGCTCTGTTATGGGATACGTTGGCCAGCGACATAAAGCGCCATGAGGAAAGGCATGCCGAAATCGCTCGACAATATGCACGGGAGCTACAAGACGCCCTGACGCGATTGCGACCGGAACGCGATTGTACGCGCATGCAAGACAAGGTGGCCGAGACCACGGACCGCGTCACGGACGAACATGACAAGGCGCAGATCCAGTTCGACCGAGTGGAGGCGAAAAACTTCGAAGCGCGGATGATTCGTTTGCTACGTTACCGCAGCGGTCGCTCCACAAACTGA
- a CDS encoding 2Fe-2S iron-sulfur cluster-binding protein, whose protein sequence is MANISFIAFDGTRFDIAAADGSTVMENAVRNSVPGIDAECGGACACATCHVYVDDAWTEKVGPPSTMEEDMLDFAVDVRPTSRLSCQIKVTSALDGLVVHVPERQG, encoded by the coding sequence ATGGCGAATATCAGCTTCATAGCCTTCGATGGCACTCGTTTTGACATCGCAGCGGCAGACGGTTCTACCGTGATGGAGAACGCAGTCCGGAATTCGGTGCCCGGGATTGACGCAGAATGTGGCGGTGCCTGTGCCTGTGCCACCTGTCATGTCTATGTCGACGACGCCTGGACAGAGAAGGTCGGACCTCCTTCTACCATGGAAGAGGACATGCTGGATTTCGCGGTGGATGTGAGGCCGACATCGCGGCTGTCCTGTCAGATCAAGGTAACTTCGGCCCTCGACGGTCTTGTTGTGCACGTGCCAGAGCGCCAGGGCTGA
- a CDS encoding Hpt domain-containing protein → MAVRSIAFEGTVSLNPQKPSDRRPIDLVLLANKTKGDKAAEVELLQLFARQARGCVHAFASDASHIDTKAAVRRLKSAAESVGASRVVAAVDAIDEAGATAETMATVAAAVLEAEHFILKLAR, encoded by the coding sequence ATGGCCGTGCGCAGTATCGCATTTGAGGGAACCGTCAGTCTGAATCCGCAAAAGCCGAGCGATCGGCGGCCCATCGATCTTGTTCTGCTCGCCAACAAGACCAAAGGTGACAAGGCCGCAGAAGTGGAACTGCTGCAGCTTTTTGCCCGCCAGGCGCGGGGATGTGTTCATGCCTTCGCGAGTGATGCGTCTCATATCGACACAAAAGCTGCAGTTCGACGGCTTAAGTCTGCTGCCGAGTCCGTCGGGGCGAGCCGCGTTGTGGCTGCGGTTGATGCCATCGATGAAGCAGGAGCTACCGCAGAGACCATGGCGACGGTTGCGGCGGCTGTTCTGGAAGCCGAGCACTTTATTCTCAAGCTTGCGCGTTAA
- a CDS encoding ABC-type transport auxiliary lipoprotein family protein, translating into MSRGKRMLAFGVLPVLLVGLSSCGTSTPPDTFDLSAISTVETSASARNRQLLIANPTALKALDSDQVLVRVSPSEIQYLSNSQWSDRLTLMVQSKLVQAFEDTERLGGVGIPGQGLAIDYQLITDIRAFEILTVGGDQAVVEISVKLLNDRNGTVRAQRSFRATAPARGAANEAYIQAMDRAFGEVTRDIVSWALTIM; encoded by the coding sequence ATGTCGCGCGGCAAGAGAATGCTTGCCTTCGGCGTCTTGCCGGTGCTTCTTGTCGGCCTGTCAAGCTGCGGAACCTCGACTCCGCCCGATACATTTGATCTCTCGGCCATTTCGACGGTCGAAACCTCTGCCTCGGCAAGAAACAGACAGTTGCTGATCGCCAATCCAACCGCTCTCAAGGCGCTGGACAGCGATCAGGTCCTGGTGCGGGTTTCGCCCTCAGAGATCCAGTATCTCTCGAATTCCCAATGGAGCGACCGCCTGACATTGATGGTGCAGTCCAAACTCGTCCAGGCCTTCGAGGATACCGAAAGGCTCGGTGGCGTGGGCATACCGGGACAGGGTCTGGCGATCGATTATCAGCTGATCACTGATATCCGGGCCTTCGAGATCCTGACAGTGGGTGGCGATCAGGCAGTTGTCGAGATTTCGGTCAAACTGCTGAATGACCGCAATGGCACCGTTCGTGCCCAGCGGAGCTTCAGAGCGACGGCGCCGGCTCGTGGGGCCGCGAACGAGGCCTATATCCAGGCCATGGACCGCGCATTTGGCGAGGTAACCCGGGACATCGTTTCCTGGGCGCTGACCATCATGTGA